From Candidatus Pedobacter colombiensis, one genomic window encodes:
- a CDS encoding arylsulfatase, with protein MKYIKNLLLTAICLTTSISFAQQQTKPNIVYILTDDMGFGDISSLNKESKINTPNLDKMISNGIYFTDAHSNSSVCTPTRYGILTGRYAFRSSLKKGVLHGYSPALIEKGRPTVASFLRDNGYTTACIGKWHLGLGWAKNDQTKPVGNSGTGEKIDLDFNDNVNYEKVLEDGPLNHGFDYSYIIPASLDMSPYLYLRNNKAVIPATAYTPGKSESEGRGSMRRAGKMSPGFDFQQVLPEFINDAITYINKQSTSNKPFFLYLPLPSPHTPWVPTEEFKKSKAGVYGNYVEETDYMIGKVLEALKKNNLDGNTLVIVTSDNGSDWKPADIEKTNHHANYIFKGRKADIYDAGHRIPFIARWPTKIKPGSVSNEIMCTTDLFATVADIINKPLPINAAEDSEHMLPAFTGQQKSPIREAIVHHSLGGIFAIRKGDWKLSTELGSGGFTEPRKLEAKPGEAPMTLYNMASDIEEKNNLYFEKPEIVKELSTLLNKYITEGHSRKTN; from the coding sequence ATGAAATACATAAAAAACCTTTTACTTACCGCTATTTGTTTAACCACCTCAATTTCATTTGCCCAACAGCAGACCAAGCCTAATATTGTATACATACTTACAGACGATATGGGATTTGGTGATATCTCCAGTCTCAATAAGGAATCAAAGATCAATACTCCAAACCTTGACAAAATGATCTCAAATGGAATTTATTTTACTGATGCACACTCCAACTCTTCTGTCTGTACACCAACCAGATACGGTATACTTACCGGAAGATATGCTTTCAGATCTTCGCTTAAAAAAGGTGTACTTCATGGCTATTCTCCAGCGCTCATTGAAAAAGGTCGACCAACAGTAGCTTCCTTTTTAAGAGATAATGGCTATACTACTGCCTGTATAGGGAAATGGCATTTGGGATTAGGCTGGGCAAAGAATGACCAAACAAAACCTGTAGGAAATTCTGGGACTGGCGAAAAAATTGATCTTGATTTTAACGACAATGTTAATTACGAAAAGGTACTTGAAGATGGTCCTTTAAACCACGGTTTTGATTATTCATATATTATTCCGGCTTCGTTAGACATGAGTCCATACCTATATCTTAGAAATAACAAAGCTGTAATTCCTGCTACAGCCTATACTCCCGGAAAAAGTGAATCTGAAGGCAGGGGTAGTATGAGAAGGGCAGGAAAAATGTCACCAGGATTTGATTTTCAGCAGGTATTACCTGAATTCATCAATGATGCTATTACCTATATTAATAAGCAGTCAACCAGTAATAAGCCCTTTTTCCTTTATCTTCCACTTCCCTCCCCACATACCCCATGGGTGCCTACCGAAGAATTTAAAAAGTCTAAAGCCGGAGTATATGGAAACTACGTAGAAGAAACAGACTACATGATCGGGAAAGTACTAGAAGCATTGAAAAAAAACAATTTAGATGGCAATACACTAGTTATTGTAACGAGTGATAACGGCTCTGATTGGAAGCCTGCTGACATTGAAAAAACTAATCATCATGCCAATTATATTTTCAAAGGCAGAAAGGCTGATATTTACGATGCGGGTCACAGGATTCCATTTATCGCAAGATGGCCAACAAAAATTAAACCGGGGAGTGTAAGCAATGAAATCATGTGCACAACAGATTTATTTGCGACAGTCGCTGACATCATCAACAAACCATTACCTATAAACGCCGCTGAAGATAGTGAGCATATGTTACCTGCATTTACCGGGCAACAAAAATCTCCTATCAGGGAGGCCATTGTACATCACTCTTTAGGAGGTATTTTTGCTATCCGTAAAGGCGACTGGAAGCTAAGCACTGAATTAGGTTCCGGAGGCTTTACTGAACCAAGAAAACTGGAAGCAAAACCAGGAGAAGCACCCATGACTTTGTATAATATGGCTAGCGATATTGAAGAAAAAAACAACCTATATTTCGAGAAACCCGAAATTGTAAAGGAACTATCTACTTTGCTAAATAAATATATTACCGAAGGCCATAGCAGAAAAACAAATTAA
- a CDS encoding glycoside hydrolase family 78 protein: MSKLLYFLGLFLFTIPVFAQNLSVYDLRCDYRTNPPGVEIAAPALSWKIASAERNIQQSAYHILVADDVTLLTKNIGNVWDSKKVGSGKSLQVNYSGKALMAGKTYYWKVKVWDNKGNASSWATIAKWQMGLLTTADWKNAKWIAYEKLADSNVTVLPKDNKKDTYLGSNVLPLLRKDFAVKKPVAKASLFISGLGHFEMSLNGKKQGDHFLDAGWVKYDKEALYVTFDLTNDLLKGANTIGVMLGNGFYYVPPVKGRFRKSKPAFGYPKMICRLLLEYKDGTTENIISDQSWKTTPGPITFSSIYGGEDYDARLEQKGWDSPSFKDAQWKNVLIVDGPPAIRSQQAEPLKVFENFGAQKVTKISTTEWVYDLGQNASGIISLKVKGNKGDTIRIYPGELLKDGKVNQKPTGSPFYFEYVLKGVGEEIWQPRFTYYGFRYLEVRGAVPTGNSKPKGLPEILELKGLHTRNAAARVGGFTSSNQLFNQTDKLIDWAIKSNMASVFTDCPHREKLGWLEESHLMISSVMYNYDVATLADKIVNDVITSQLDNGLIPEVAPEYIHFTWGGDMFRDSPEWGSTGIILPWYLYEWYGNTEVLKNAYPIMQRYIVYLQTKAENNILKQGLGDWYDIGPKRPGVSQQTPMGVTGTAIYYYDLCLMQKMASLLGKPADAEKYGKLAAAVKQSFNTTFFNKETGQYATGSQAANAMAIYMQLVEPEYKAKVLANLIKDIRDRNNALTAGDIGYRYVLRVLEQENRSDVIFDMNSRSDVPGYGYQLAHGATALTESWAALPEVSNNHFMLGHIMEWFYSGLAGIRQEEGSVAFKHIKIYPEPVGDLTSAKGSYLSPYGLIVSDWKKTNQTFELSVTIPTNTIATVSIPAMEKQQLTENNVPVKDNPGIKLIGYEKGRAVLQIGSGSYKFKAQ, from the coding sequence ATGAGCAAACTATTATATTTCCTTGGTTTATTTCTTTTCACTATACCGGTTTTTGCACAAAATTTAAGTGTATACGATTTGCGGTGTGACTATAGAACTAACCCACCAGGGGTTGAAATAGCTGCACCTGCATTAAGTTGGAAAATAGCATCTGCCGAAAGAAATATACAACAATCAGCTTATCATATTCTTGTAGCCGACGATGTTACTTTATTAACTAAAAATATCGGCAATGTCTGGGATTCAAAAAAGGTAGGTTCTGGTAAATCTTTGCAGGTAAATTATTCAGGTAAAGCTTTAATGGCCGGAAAAACCTATTACTGGAAAGTAAAGGTGTGGGACAATAAAGGCAATGCTTCAAGTTGGGCTACAATTGCCAAATGGCAAATGGGACTTTTGACAACAGCAGATTGGAAGAATGCCAAATGGATTGCTTATGAGAAATTGGCAGATTCTAATGTTACAGTCTTGCCAAAAGATAATAAAAAGGATACTTATTTGGGAAGTAATGTGTTGCCGCTTTTAAGAAAGGATTTTGCCGTCAAAAAGCCGGTAGCTAAAGCCAGTTTATTTATCAGTGGCCTGGGACATTTCGAGATGAGTTTGAACGGCAAAAAGCAAGGTGACCACTTTCTGGATGCGGGTTGGGTAAAATATGATAAGGAAGCGCTGTATGTAACCTTTGATTTGACGAATGACTTGCTTAAGGGAGCGAATACAATTGGCGTAATGTTGGGTAATGGTTTTTATTATGTGCCTCCGGTAAAGGGTAGGTTTAGAAAGTCGAAACCTGCATTTGGCTACCCAAAAATGATATGTAGGTTGTTGCTGGAATATAAAGATGGGACTACAGAAAACATCATCAGTGATCAAAGCTGGAAAACAACACCTGGACCAATTACCTTTTCCAGTATATATGGTGGAGAGGATTACGATGCGCGTCTGGAGCAGAAAGGTTGGGATTCACCATCTTTTAAAGATGCACAATGGAAAAATGTATTAATTGTAGATGGGCCACCGGCCATCAGATCGCAACAGGCAGAGCCACTTAAGGTATTTGAAAATTTCGGTGCACAAAAGGTTACTAAAATCTCTACCACGGAATGGGTATATGATCTCGGACAAAATGCTTCGGGTATCATTAGTTTAAAAGTAAAAGGCAATAAGGGCGATACCATCAGGATTTATCCAGGGGAACTACTTAAAGATGGAAAAGTTAACCAGAAACCAACTGGAAGCCCATTTTATTTTGAATATGTATTAAAAGGTGTAGGGGAAGAAATCTGGCAGCCACGTTTTACCTATTATGGTTTTAGGTACCTGGAAGTAAGAGGCGCAGTGCCTACAGGAAATAGCAAGCCAAAAGGCTTGCCGGAAATACTGGAATTAAAAGGTCTCCATACCCGTAATGCAGCCGCTAGAGTAGGAGGATTTACATCCTCAAATCAACTTTTCAATCAAACAGATAAATTGATCGATTGGGCCATAAAAAGTAATATGGCCAGTGTATTTACGGACTGTCCGCACCGTGAAAAGTTAGGTTGGCTGGAAGAATCGCATTTGATGATTTCATCGGTCATGTATAATTATGATGTGGCTACGTTAGCTGATAAAATCGTAAATGATGTAATTACATCCCAGCTGGATAATGGACTGATTCCGGAAGTTGCCCCTGAATACATTCATTTTACCTGGGGTGGTGATATGTTTCGTGATTCTCCTGAATGGGGGAGTACAGGGATTATCTTACCTTGGTATTTGTATGAATGGTATGGTAATACCGAAGTGTTGAAAAACGCTTACCCTATTATGCAACGCTATATTGTTTATTTACAAACTAAAGCAGAAAATAATATATTAAAGCAGGGTTTGGGCGATTGGTATGATATTGGCCCTAAACGCCCAGGTGTTTCACAGCAAACCCCAATGGGCGTAACAGGTACAGCCATTTATTATTATGATTTATGTCTGATGCAAAAAATGGCAAGCTTGTTGGGTAAACCTGCAGATGCAGAAAAGTACGGTAAGCTCGCTGCTGCGGTGAAGCAGTCCTTTAACACCACTTTTTTTAATAAAGAAACCGGGCAATATGCTACAGGAAGTCAGGCAGCCAATGCCATGGCCATCTATATGCAATTGGTTGAGCCAGAATATAAAGCTAAGGTGTTGGCTAATCTGATTAAGGACATCCGCGACAGAAATAACGCTTTAACAGCAGGTGATATTGGTTATCGTTACGTTCTGCGGGTTTTGGAACAAGAGAATAGGTCGGATGTAATATTTGATATGAACAGCAGGAGTGATGTGCCGGGTTACGGATATCAATTGGCACATGGTGCCACAGCATTAACAGAATCCTGGGCTGCATTGCCAGAAGTATCCAATAATCACTTTATGTTGGGCCATATTATGGAATGGTTTTACAGTGGGCTGGCGGGAATTAGACAGGAAGAAGGATCCGTTGCCTTTAAACATATTAAAATTTATCCTGAACCTGTTGGTGATCTGACCTCAGCAAAGGGCAGTTATCTTTCTCCATATGGTTTGATTGTTTCGGACTGGAAAAAAACAAACCAGACATTTGAGTTGTCGGTCACTATACCAACAAACACAATAGCTACCGTTTCCATTCCGGCAATGGAAAAACAGCAACTTACAGAAAACAATGTTCCTGTAAAGGACAATCCAGGAATTAAATTAATAGGTTACGAAAAGGGGAGAGCAGTATTGCAGATCGGATCGGGTAGTTACAAATTTAAAGCACAATAG
- a CDS encoding glycosylase, which produces MKWIKVLGFSFLVSSVAVAQSPKNDIPSAKMQEIYEEVKTPYKYGLVMVPEDEQHKMDCPTIFREGKFWYMTYLIYSGRGYETWLAKSSDLLSWENMGRLMSFGDAGKWDDNQKAGYNALTDTKWGGNYKLGKFNGKYWMSYFGGKEKGYETEPLSIGMAYTDQQPWVVQEWTRMPEPILSALDKDVRWWENRHKLFKSSVIEDKKRLTGHPFVMYYNAVGDSLENNKKTRWYERIGMAVSDDMLHWKRFGKDPVVHHPVGITGDGVIQKIKNTWVMFYFGAFWQDRKGSFNRFAASDDLVNWTDWTGDNLIQSSEPYDELYAHKSFVLKYKGVVYHFYCAVNKKDQRGIAVATSKDLGKSKLDFVSGNVK; this is translated from the coding sequence ATGAAGTGGATAAAGGTTTTAGGTTTTTCTTTCTTGGTTTCGTCGGTTGCTGTAGCGCAGTCGCCGAAAAATGATATTCCGTCAGCTAAGATGCAGGAGATTTATGAGGAGGTTAAAACACCTTATAAATACGGATTGGTGATGGTACCGGAGGATGAGCAGCATAAAATGGACTGTCCTACAATTTTTCGTGAAGGAAAATTTTGGTATATGACTTACCTGATTTATAGTGGAAGAGGCTATGAAACTTGGTTGGCTAAAAGCAGTGATCTGCTGAGTTGGGAAAATATGGGGCGTTTAATGTCCTTTGGTGATGCCGGTAAATGGGATGATAATCAAAAGGCTGGATACAATGCTTTAACAGATACCAAATGGGGTGGTAATTATAAACTGGGTAAGTTTAACGGTAAATACTGGATGTCTTATTTCGGAGGTAAGGAAAAGGGCTATGAAACAGAACCGCTATCAATCGGAATGGCTTATACTGATCAGCAGCCTTGGGTGGTACAAGAGTGGACCAGGATGCCGGAACCTATCTTAAGTGCCCTTGATAAAGATGTGAGATGGTGGGAAAACCGTCATAAGCTTTTTAAAAGTTCAGTAATTGAAGATAAAAAGAGGCTAACAGGACATCCTTTTGTGATGTATTACAATGCTGTTGGCGATTCATTGGAAAACAATAAGAAAACAAGATGGTATGAGCGGATTGGTATGGCAGTGTCTGATGATATGTTACACTGGAAAAGATTTGGTAAAGATCCTGTAGTGCATCATCCTGTGGGTATTACCGGAGACGGTGTGATTCAGAAGATTAAAAATACCTGGGTGATGTTTTATTTTGGGGCTTTCTGGCAGGATAGAAAAGGCTCATTTAATCGTTTTGCGGCTTCTGATGATCTGGTAAACTGGACGGATTGGACGGGAGATAACCTGATCCAATCCTCTGAGCCTTATGATGAACTGTATGCCCATAAATCATTCGTTTTAAAATATAAAGGAGTAGTTTATCATTTCTATTGTGCTGTAAATAAAAAAGATCAGCGTGGTATTGCGGTGGCCACTTCTAAAGATTTAGGGAAGAGTAAGCTTGACTTTGTTTCGGGCAATGTTAAATAA
- a CDS encoding DUF1622 domain-containing protein — protein sequence MNYLLQSLSHIISYASIAIICYGAALGMFKFIHNELNRFRNSFSLAKTVQIKIEVGYYLLLGLEFLIASDIIDTILNPSFDDLGILAGTVVIRTGLSFFLNKEIENIAENKPIKEDKDE from the coding sequence ATGAATTACCTGCTCCAATCCTTGTCTCATATCATTAGCTACGCCAGTATTGCCATCATCTGTTATGGCGCAGCACTTGGAATGTTTAAATTCATCCATAACGAATTGAACCGGTTTAGAAATTCCTTTTCACTAGCTAAAACTGTTCAAATCAAAATAGAAGTAGGTTATTATTTATTGTTAGGCTTAGAATTTCTAATTGCATCAGATATTATAGATACCATTCTAAATCCTTCATTTGATGATTTAGGAATATTGGCCGGAACTGTAGTCATCAGAACAGGCCTATCCTTTTTCCTGAATAAAGAAATTGAAAACATTGCCGAAAACAAACCAATAAAGGAAGATAAAGACGAATAA
- a CDS encoding NAD(P)/FAD-dependent oxidoreductase: MKKNQNYDVVIIGGSYAGLSAALALGRAIRNVLIIDSGKPCNSQTPHSHNFLTQDGNTPVGIAALGKSEVMQYPTIEFLADLVTAVKGENNNFDVFTSSGKVIKARKLLFSTGVKDQMPDIPGFANCWGISVIHCPYCHGYEFKDQVTGILANGDTAHEMALLINNWTKKLSVFTNGRSELTEAQLQMLTALKIDVIEKPLREIEHKDGSLNQIIFGDGSRYALKALYARLPFEQHCVVPKEMGCELNKMGYLQVDELQKTSIAGVYAAGDNTSKFRAVSAAVAAGGKAGAFINHELITQG; encoded by the coding sequence ATGAAAAAGAACCAAAATTATGATGTAGTCATCATTGGTGGAAGTTACGCCGGTCTGTCAGCTGCTTTAGCACTAGGTAGGGCTATAAGGAATGTGTTGATTATTGATAGTGGAAAACCTTGTAACAGTCAGACACCGCATTCACATAATTTTCTTACCCAGGATGGTAACACACCAGTGGGTATAGCTGCACTGGGAAAATCTGAAGTGATGCAATACCCAACAATAGAATTTCTAGCGGATTTGGTGACTGCAGTAAAAGGAGAAAACAATAATTTTGACGTTTTTACGAGTTCTGGTAAAGTAATAAAAGCACGTAAGTTACTATTTAGTACGGGGGTAAAAGATCAGATGCCGGATATTCCAGGTTTTGCAAATTGCTGGGGGATATCTGTTATTCATTGCCCTTATTGTCACGGTTATGAATTTAAAGATCAGGTTACAGGGATATTAGCCAATGGAGATACCGCTCATGAAATGGCACTTCTGATTAATAACTGGACAAAGAAATTGTCTGTTTTTACCAATGGGCGATCAGAATTAACTGAAGCACAGCTGCAAATGCTAACAGCCTTGAAAATAGATGTAATTGAAAAACCGTTGCGGGAGATTGAGCATAAAGATGGTTCCTTAAATCAGATCATCTTTGGTGATGGTAGTCGCTACGCCTTAAAGGCACTATATGCAAGACTTCCCTTTGAGCAACATTGTGTCGTTCCAAAAGAAATGGGATGCGAGCTCAATAAAATGGGCTATCTGCAAGTAGATGAACTCCAAAAAACAAGTATCGCAGGTGTATATGCTGCAGGTGATAACACGAGTAAGTTTCGTGCGGTTTCAGCTGCAGTAGCTGCTGGAGGTAAAGCAGGGGCTTTTATTAATCACGAATTGATTACCCAAGGGTGA
- a CDS encoding PDZ domain-containing protein, producing the protein MKLAITFFFSFLIVVTSTHGKDIYVSEKGNDKNKGTLLSPFASLYRAQMEARKFKTQQINIFLRKGTYDLSQPIIFISDDSRAQGKGLVIQAYQQEKVYIKGSCKLKLNWAQKDGVYQAKVPQPGLIFDQLYVNGVLMQMARYPNYQQGKMPFNGTAADVISHEHIQKWKNPEGAYLHVMQTSMWGGFAYRIKGKGGSELEMEGGWQNNRPSAMHKQYRFIENVFEELDTLNEWYFDKHNQQLYLKTNRDLSTALIETPQLESLLEIKGSAEKPVENISIKGLIFNHALRTFMKNSEPLLRSDWTIYRKGAITIEGAKHINIEKCVFNELGGNVLVYSNYNKQHTFSGNHIYNSGGNAVVFVGDPKAVRSPVFQYNKFVELKDIDMQSGPIGNNFPSECTIYDNLIHDIGQVEKQTAGVQISMAQNIKVSHNTIYNVPRAGINVNEGTWGGHNIEYNDVFNTVLETGDHGAFNSWGRDRFWHPKRVVMDSLAASHPELIFLDAMKPTVLFNNRFRCDHGWDIDLDDGSSNYIIKNNVCLAGGLKLREGFKRVVENNIMINNSFHPHVWFKNSNDVFKHNIVSTVYFPIQIKDWGKQVDDNLFPDAASLKKAQAWGTDANSVFGDAQFVNAGRGDYRVKAGSKAFSVGFKNFEMNFGVVSQDLITKAKKVAIPKLVSLVWKEDAIYDFAGVKVKNLTTLAERSATGMSAETGVLVIQIDQGSLMYNVLKPNDVILQMANLPVLTVKDLIVARQFSQSKNMVKLKLFRDQREQEVTVNLK; encoded by the coding sequence ATGAAACTAGCGATTACTTTCTTTTTTAGCTTTTTGATAGTGGTTACTTCTACTCACGGAAAGGATATATATGTATCTGAAAAAGGAAATGATAAGAATAAAGGGACATTGCTTAGTCCATTTGCCAGCCTATATAGGGCACAGATGGAAGCTAGAAAATTTAAAACGCAGCAGATAAATATATTCCTAAGAAAGGGGACTTATGATTTAAGTCAACCTATCATTTTTATTTCAGATGATAGCCGCGCTCAAGGCAAAGGGCTAGTTATTCAAGCATATCAACAAGAAAAAGTATATATTAAAGGCTCATGTAAATTGAAGTTAAATTGGGCACAAAAAGACGGCGTTTATCAGGCAAAAGTTCCTCAACCAGGATTAATCTTTGATCAGCTATATGTAAATGGTGTATTGATGCAAATGGCGCGTTACCCTAATTATCAACAGGGAAAAATGCCTTTTAATGGTACTGCAGCAGACGTGATTAGTCATGAGCATATTCAGAAGTGGAAAAATCCTGAAGGAGCTTATCTTCACGTAATGCAAACTAGTATGTGGGGTGGGTTTGCTTATCGGATTAAGGGAAAAGGTGGATCTGAGTTAGAAATGGAAGGTGGCTGGCAAAACAACCGGCCATCTGCTATGCACAAGCAATATCGTTTTATAGAAAATGTATTTGAAGAGCTGGATACTTTGAATGAATGGTATTTTGACAAACACAACCAACAGCTTTACTTAAAGACCAATAGGGATCTGTCGACCGCCTTGATTGAAACACCTCAACTGGAAAGTTTACTGGAAATAAAAGGTTCAGCTGAAAAGCCTGTAGAAAACATCAGTATAAAAGGGCTTATTTTTAATCACGCGCTGCGGACTTTTATGAAAAACAGCGAGCCTTTACTACGGAGCGACTGGACCATATATCGTAAGGGAGCCATCACTATTGAAGGAGCTAAACACATTAACATAGAAAAGTGCGTATTTAATGAACTGGGAGGGAATGTGTTGGTGTATAGTAATTACAATAAACAACATACTTTTTCCGGTAATCATATATATAATTCGGGGGGCAATGCTGTAGTGTTTGTTGGTGATCCGAAGGCAGTGCGTTCGCCTGTTTTTCAATACAATAAATTCGTGGAGTTAAAAGATATAGATATGCAGTCAGGTCCGATCGGTAATAATTTTCCATCAGAATGTACGATTTACGACAACCTGATCCATGACATTGGCCAGGTAGAAAAGCAGACGGCTGGCGTGCAGATCTCTATGGCCCAAAATATTAAAGTAAGTCATAATACCATTTATAATGTCCCAAGAGCAGGTATTAATGTAAATGAGGGGACTTGGGGAGGTCATAACATCGAATATAATGACGTTTTTAATACAGTACTGGAAACAGGGGATCATGGTGCTTTTAACTCTTGGGGAAGGGATAGGTTCTGGCATCCTAAGCGGGTGGTAATGGATAGTCTTGCAGCTAGTCATCCGGAACTGATCTTCCTGGATGCGATGAAACCTACAGTGCTTTTTAACAATAGATTCAGGTGTGATCATGGCTGGGATATAGACTTGGATGATGGCTCTTCCAATTATATTATCAAAAATAATGTATGTCTTGCGGGAGGTCTAAAACTTAGAGAAGGATTTAAGCGAGTAGTGGAGAATAATATCATGATTAATAATTCTTTTCATCCTCATGTATGGTTCAAGAATAGCAACGATGTATTTAAACATAATATTGTCAGCACCGTTTACTTTCCAATTCAAATTAAAGATTGGGGGAAACAGGTGGATGATAATCTCTTCCCGGATGCGGCTTCGTTAAAAAAAGCACAGGCATGGGGAACAGATGCAAATTCAGTATTCGGTGATGCACAGTTTGTTAATGCAGGACGGGGGGATTATCGGGTAAAAGCAGGATCAAAAGCTTTTAGTGTAGGATTTAAGAATTTTGAGATGAATTTTGGAGTAGTATCGCAGGATTTAATCACAAAGGCTAAAAAAGTAGCCATCCCAAAGTTGGTATCGTTGGTATGGAAGGAAGATGCTATATATGATTTTGCAGGTGTAAAGGTTAAAAATCTCACTACTCTTGCAGAAAGGTCGGCGACAGGGATGTCGGCCGAAACAGGTGTATTGGTAATCCAGATAGACCAAGGCAGTTTAATGTACAATGTGTTAAAACCTAATGATGTGATTTTACAAATGGCGAACCTTCCTGTGCTAACGGTGAAAGATCTGATTGTGGCAAGACAGTTTTCCCAATCTAAGAACATGGTCAAACTTAAACTATTCAGAGACCAGAGAGAGCAGGAAGTCACAGTGAATTTGAAATAA
- a CDS encoding Rpn family recombination-promoting nuclease/putative transposase, translated as MTENTSRYIDPLTDFGFKLLFGNEPDKDILIEFLNTLFQGEKHIVDITYSATEYSGSYTKEKKVLFDLTCTGQDGEQFIIEMQRTGQKFFRDRCVFYMSRLISAQLPKGKDWNTPLKEVYLIGIMEFQFNNVDSNYLHNIALMNTDTGKVFYKGMGYKFLELPSFDKLEHELESDLDKWFYLLKNLSRLNKIPSFLDKRVFQKIFKIAEVSKLTKEQRELYESDIKAKSDWKGGMDWAKEQAAEQAAEQTQLNIASAMKKEGLTNELIAKLTKLSIEEIELITLG; from the coding sequence ATGACAGAAAACACAAGCCGCTACATTGATCCACTAACAGACTTTGGTTTTAAACTTTTATTTGGGAATGAACCCGATAAGGACATTCTTATCGAATTTTTAAATACCCTCTTTCAGGGAGAAAAGCACATTGTAGATATTACCTATAGCGCTACTGAGTATAGTGGGAGTTATACTAAAGAGAAAAAAGTACTCTTCGACCTCACCTGTACCGGACAGGATGGTGAGCAATTTATTATTGAAATGCAGAGAACCGGACAAAAGTTCTTTAGGGATAGATGTGTATTTTACATGTCAAGACTAATTAGTGCGCAATTACCAAAAGGAAAAGACTGGAATACGCCATTAAAAGAAGTTTACCTGATAGGCATTATGGAGTTCCAGTTCAATAATGTCGATAGCAACTACCTGCATAATATCGCATTAATGAACACAGATACCGGCAAAGTATTTTACAAAGGCATGGGCTACAAGTTCCTTGAATTACCTAGCTTTGATAAGCTCGAGCATGAATTGGAATCTGATCTGGACAAATGGTTTTACCTGTTAAAAAACTTAAGCCGTCTAAATAAAATTCCTAGCTTCCTGGATAAAAGAGTATTTCAAAAGATTTTTAAAATTGCCGAAGTGAGTAAGTTAACCAAAGAACAACGCGAATTGTATGAATCAGACATAAAAGCTAAATCTGATTGGAAAGGTGGTATGGATTGGGCTAAAGAGCAAGCTGCGGAGCAAGCAGCAGAACAAACTCAGCTTAACATTGCCTCTGCAATGAAAAAAGAGGGCTTAACGAATGAACTGATCGCAAAACTCACTAAACTTTCAATTGAAGAGATCGAATTGATCACCCTTGGGTAA
- a CDS encoding IclR family transcriptional regulator encodes MKDKEMKYQAPALDKGLDILEYLSAQSIPLSQTEIATGIDKSPNEIYRMLMSLESRGYILRDEVSGKYRLSLKLFYLSHRHSPVDELRKAAQYPLEELANAVMQSCHLSILYMNQVMVIIHAKSPGPIALSIEEGNLFPLPLTASGKVLLAYMPDAEQEVVLNSNDIYQAYPEKEKKKFLASLREIQSKGAYIRTSDLAAGVVDVSVPIGRGSTGIIACLTISSLTALNADKDMDNEDILVEAIKCAKKIEERIGILAL; translated from the coding sequence ATGAAGGATAAGGAAATGAAATACCAGGCCCCGGCATTGGATAAAGGTTTGGACATTCTTGAATACCTCTCTGCTCAATCTATACCGCTTTCTCAGACAGAGATAGCTACAGGTATAGATAAAAGTCCAAATGAGATTTATAGGATGTTAATGAGCCTGGAAAGTAGAGGCTACATTTTAAGGGACGAGGTTTCCGGGAAATACAGGCTTTCACTAAAACTATTTTACCTTTCGCATCGGCACTCGCCTGTTGATGAATTGCGCAAGGCCGCACAATATCCACTAGAAGAACTGGCTAATGCAGTGATGCAATCTTGTCACCTTAGTATATTATATATGAACCAGGTAATGGTGATTATTCACGCCAAAAGCCCGGGACCGATAGCACTATCTATTGAAGAGGGAAACCTTTTTCCTTTGCCTTTAACTGCTTCCGGAAAAGTATTGCTTGCCTATATGCCTGACGCTGAACAGGAAGTTGTGTTGAATAGCAATGATATCTATCAGGCATACCCTGAAAAGGAAAAGAAAAAGTTCTTAGCTTCTTTACGGGAAATTCAAAGTAAAGGCGCCTACATCAGGACCAGTGATCTTGCTGCAGGAGTAGTTGATGTATCCGTTCCTATTGGTCGCGGAAGCACCGGAATTATCGCTTGCTTAACAATTTCAAGTCTTACCGCCTTAAATGCGGATAAGGATATGGATAATGAGGATATTTTGGTTGAGGCGATTAAGTGTGCGAAGAAAATTGAAGAGCGGATTGGGATTTTAGCATTGTAA